Below is a genomic region from Ancylomarina subtilis.
AAAAGATGCAATCTTAGCCTTCGTCCTCATTTTAAAACCCATCAGTCGGCTGAAGTTGGAGAATGGTTTCGTGAGCTTGGTGTCAACAAAATTGCGGTATCCTCACTACAAATGGCTCAATATTTTGCAGACAACAATTGGAAAAATATCACAGTTGCCATGCCTGTTAATTTGAGAGAAATGGACCTCATCGACGAGTTGGCAGGAAGAATTGAGCTTAATATACTAGTCGAATCTGCAGAAAGCATCCACCATCTTGAGGCTGAATTAAATAATAAAGTGAATGTCTTTATCAAAATCGATACAGGCTATCATCGCACCGGAATTTCTGCTGAGGATACTGATGGTATTCAAAACTTGCTGAATTATATCAAAGCCTCAACCCGACTGCAATTCAAAGGATTTTTAGCACATAGTGGTCACAATTATCAAGCTAACGATCCTGACGAAATTCACAAGAACCATAAAAAAACTGTACTCGATTTAAACGAACTAAAAGATGTTTTCAGATCTCAGTTTCCTGATCTGGAGGTTTCACTAGGTGATACACCTGCTTGTAGCATTAGTGACGAATTCTTTGGAATAGACGAAATACGTCCTGGAAATTTTGTTTTCTACGATATGATGCAATTCGTATTAGGATCCTGCGAAGAAGACGAAATAGCTGTGGCTATGGCTTGTCCAATTATTGCTAAACATGCCAACAGAAACGAAATTGTAATTTACGGAGGGGGTGTTCATTTCTCAAAAGAATATCTTGAAGCTGACGAAGAAGGAACCAAACTTTTTGGCTCACTGGTCAACATTAAACCTGATGGCTGGAGTCCGATTATGAGCGGTGGTTTTCTTTCAAACCTATCTCAGGAACATGGTATCATAAAATGCAACGAAGATTTCTTTAACGAATTTCAAGTTGGCGATTTAATAGGTATTCTCCCCATTCATTCGTGCATGACCGCCAATTTGATGGGAAGCTATTTAACTCTTGAAGCTGAAACCATTGAAATGATGTGATGAGTTATAAAAATTAACGACCCTAAGTTAGAATACTAAAATAGCCCGATTTTCATCGGGCTATCTTTATTTTATATCATTCGAAGATTACTTCTTCACAGGAATGTTCTTAAGGGTTTCAACGGTGAAATCCCAGAATTTCTGAACAGTATCGATCTTCACTTTCTCGTCAGGAGAATGTGGGAAACGAATAGTTGGTCCGAATGAAATCATATCCCAATGTGGGTAATTTGCACCCAATAAACCACACTCAAGACCTGCATGAATGGCTTTAATCTCAGGAATCTTACCATACATCTCGTTATAAACATTCTGCATAGTTTTCAAGATTGGAGAATCCATATTTGGTTTCCATCCTGGATACTCACCTTCCAATACAACCTTAGCACCTGCCAAAGTAAATACAGAAGAAATCATTTCAGCCAAATCTTCTTTAGCAGAATTCACTGAAGAACGCAATAAAGTCTGAATCATGATCTTTTTGTCATCGCTATAAACGCGAGCAAGGTTGTTTGATGTCTCAACCAAACCTGGCATTGCATCACTCATACGGATTACGCCATTAGGACAAGCATAAATCGCATCAATTAGGC
It encodes:
- a CDS encoding alanine racemase, with the protein product MDIRIHIKKPTLLLDKNKCTRNIENMIDRAKRCNLSLRPHFKTHQSAEVGEWFRELGVNKIAVSSLQMAQYFADNNWKNITVAMPVNLREMDLIDELAGRIELNILVESAESIHHLEAELNNKVNVFIKIDTGYHRTGISAEDTDGIQNLLNYIKASTRLQFKGFLAHSGHNYQANDPDEIHKNHKKTVLDLNELKDVFRSQFPDLEVSLGDTPACSISDEFFGIDEIRPGNFVFYDMMQFVLGSCEEDEIAVAMACPIIAKHANRNEIVIYGGGVHFSKEYLEADEEGTKLFGSLVNIKPDGWSPIMSGGFLSNLSQEHGIIKCNEDFFNEFQVGDLIGILPIHSCMTANLMGSYLTLEAETIEMM